The Pirellulales bacterium genomic interval GCCGCGCGAATGACCTCCAGCGCTTCCTGGGCATCGGCGTTGCTGGTACGTCGGCCGCCGGGATTGATTTTCCGGGTCCAGCAGACGCCGTCCCGGTCTTCGATGCGTCCACACGCCTTGACCAAAACCCCCGTCGCCGCTTCCTGGAAAAGCGTGCGGTCTCCCCGACGTATCGGCTCGAGGCGGATTTCCGAGTCGTAGATCGGTCGACCACTGTTGGCCAACGTTGAATCGGGCGGTTCGACGAGCCAGATGCCCAAAGCAACGGCTAACGCATCCAAAACGCTCGTTTTCCCCGACCCATTGTCACCCACCAAAAGCGTGAACGAGGGGTGCAACTCGAAGCGTTGCAGCGAAAACTTTTTGAAGTTCTGGACTTCGAGTGTAAGAACCTTCATCGCTGTCCGTGCTACACCTCAAGACTGCCGGCATTCGAAGCTCTCGATCGCAGTCAAATTCTACGATCATTTCCGCTCCCCGAAAAGGCAACCATCACGACCCGCCACCAAACCCGGCCGAATTGAGGTTGGAGTTGATGCCGCCCCACCAGCCGCCCGCCTGTCCGCCCACGGCGCCGATGGCCGACATCACGGCAATCAGGATCAAGGCCAACATCACCGCGTATTCAACGGCGGTGGCGGCTTCCGCATCTCGCAGAAATCGGCGCCAAAATGCCATGTTTGGGCTGCGGACCGGAAAGTCCGAAATAAAGGTCGCGTTGTCGGGCTGGCGGCCACGGCGGCCGGAAATGTGCCTGTAGAAGTTGCCAGCTTTACTGAAAACGTAGCTTGAAATCCGGAAAAGTCAAAAAAACCAACGGCACGGAACTCGCTTTTCGCGAGCCCGTGCCGCCTGGCCTCAGTACCCCAATTCGGTCGTGTTATCGCACGGCTTCGTTCAGCATTTTCGTGTTGGGAATGCTGTGCCGGTTGAGCAGCCCCTCTTCTTCCGTTTCGATCACTGTGGCCACTGGCCCGACTTCGCGGATCGTCCCTTCCAGGCTGCCCACGTGAATGCGGTCTCCCGCGTGCATCCGCTGCCGCAAGTAATAGCCGGCCAGAATGCCCGCCATCACGTCGCGTCCGCCCAGGCCGAACGCCAGTCCGCAGCCCAAGGCCAGTCCGGCGGCGGCCAACAGGATCAGCTCTTTGAGAATGCCGAACTCGATGCGAAGCTGGTCGAAGGCCCCGATGAACGTCATCAGTGCCAGCACGTAATAGACGCCGTCGGCCAGCGTTTCGGCGTAGCTGATGCCGACGCGGTCGGCACCGGTCGCCACGACACCCCGCAAGAAACCGGCCACCAGCAGTCCCACGACCACCACCACCGTCGCCACCAGCAACCTGGGAATGTACGCCACAATCTGCTCCATCGCGGCCGACACGGCGTCGAGACCCAGGATGTTGAATCCCGCGGCCAAGAACACGCACATTGTCAGCCAGAAGATGATTTGCCCGATGATCGCGGGCACGCTCTTGGTGATGCCCACCTGTTTCATGGAGTTGGCCAGCCCGCTGCGCTCGGCGGCGGTTTGCAGGCCGAGCGATTGGACCAGGGCGACCGTGAACTTATCGAGCATGCGGGCCACGATATAACCGACGACGATCACCGCCAACATCGCCGCCACGTGCGGCAAAAGCCCGACGATGTCGCCGAAGGCCCGGTTGAAACTGACCCGCAACGCCTCTTGCCAAGTATCGACGTTCTGCATGGAAAATCCCGACATGGTATCTCTCCGTTAATCCTGAGTTTTGGTTGGCGTCGGCGGGAACGAACCCGACGACGTGTAAAGGGCGGCGGCCGCCAGCGCCCGTGCGAACTCCGCCAGGGCCCAAGGCAGCGCCACTGCGACAAACTCGACCAGTTGCCCCACGACGAGCGTCCGGTTCAGCCGCTGATGCACCGAGCGGTCGAACTCGTCCGGCGGCGGCGGAACGGCCGTGCCGGCCAGTTGCTCAAGCAGATCGTGGTCCATCGTGTTTGTCCTTCCTTAACGTTGGTTGCCGGCCGTGGCCGGCGCGTCACACTTCGGGCGAGAATTCGCGCTGAATTTTTTCTTTGGCCCGGCTGACTCGCATCTTGCAGGCCGCCGCCGACAGGCCGAACATCTCGGCCAACTCTTCATAGCTGTAGCTCTCGCAATACTTGAGAATCACCAGCGCACGGTCTTCTTCGTCGAGTTGGTCGAGCATCTGATCGAGATCGAGCGACAAGCCCGGCTCCGGCGATTCGACGAGCGTCTGCGAGTTCCGGGCCGCGGCGGCCTCGTGGCGCTGGCGCCGGCCTCGGCTGCGGCGCAGCATCAGGCAGGTCCGTACCGCGACGCCGTGGACCCAGGTCGAATACTTCGAGCGACCGTCGAATTTGTTCCGCCCGGTAAACAGCCGCACGAAGACTTCTTGGGCCGCGTCTTGCGCATCGTCGGCATGGCCCAGCAGACGATAGCAGATGCGCCACACGCGCTCGCGGTAACGGCCGAGCAACTCCACAAAGGCCGGCCCGTCCGATCCTTCACGGGCAGCCTCTGCGGCGAGTGTTTCGTCGCTTTGTTCGGTGAGTTTCGACACCGGGTGTTCGCATTGGGTGCGCGGATCGGTCAGCCAGAACATCTTGTCCCATAGGTTAGTTGCCGGCCGGCGACCTGGCGTAACTGCGCCGGCCGGACAGCAGCAGCCCCTGGGAATCGTAGGGCGAGGGCCGGCAAACGTCCATTTTCGAGGGACCCAGGCCCACTGTCATAACCGGCACAAAGTGAATCGTGGCGAGGGGCCGCACCCACCCGATGCGGTTGGAAAACGCGAACTAGGTTTAAGCTGTGGAAAGAAAGACCGTGCGAGAACCACGCTATTCAGGAGTTGGCGAGACCATGCACCATACCATTGCGCGTAAGTTGAATCTGTTGCTCGTGGACGACGATCCCAGCATCGTCCGGCTGCTGACGCACATCGTCGAGCGGCGGCTGGGCGACAAGCTGAGCGTTTGCGGCCTGACGGACGCCGCCGAGGCGATCGACTGGCTGGAACGCAACTGCTGCGACATTCTCGTATCGGACATCAACATGCCCGACGTCGACGGCCTGGAAATGCTGCGGCACGCCAAGCAACGCAACGCCTGGACGCAGGTGATTTTCATCACGGCGCACTCGACCTGGGAAAAGCTCACCGAGGCGGTGGAGTATGGGGCCAGCGACTACCTGCTCAAGCCGATCGACCAGGACGATTTCGTTTCGCTGCTCAGCCAGCAGTACGTGCGTTGTGCGCGGTGGCAATCGGCCGTGCTGGGCACGCTGGAAGCGGCCGTCGAGTAGCGGCGTCAGGCGTCAGGCGCCAGGCGTCAGGTAAAGGTCAAATCAAATGTTTCTGAACCCTGAACCCTGAACCCTTCGTCGGTGGGCCGGCGCCCGCAAGCTCGCTGGTCCCACCCTACGGTTACTTGGCGTCCGTCACGCCCAAGTGCTTCTTGAGGAAGTCGAACATGTCGGCCGGGCCGCTTGGCTTGGGGTTTTTGCCGCCGTCGGTGTTGACGAACACATTTTCGATTCCCAGCTCATCCATCCGCTTCTTGAGCATGCGGCCGAAGTTGGGGTGGTGGATGCCCTGGCCGGGCTTGGCGTCGTCGGGCAAAGGGCCGTCCGGCTCGTTGTAAATCATGAACACCGGCGGATCGTCCTTGGTCAGCCAGGTGATGGCCGCCGATTCGTCGTAGAGTCGCTGCACGGCGGGCGTCGGGTGCAGCGCTTCGTCGGCGCTGTTGAGACCGTAAATCTTGACCATCGAAGGATGCTCCCAGGTACGGCCGCCGACCAACTCGCGGATCTTGATCGGGTCGTAGGTCGGCTGGCCGCCCATGCTGCCGATGGCCGAGATGCGACTTGACTGGCGGAGCACAGGGTCGGGACTCTTCGGATCGGCGAGGTCGTCGTGAAAGCCAATCCACAACGAGATGCCGGCCCCGGCCGAGCCGCCGAAGCAGGCGATTCGCTTGGCGTCGATGTTCCACTCGCCGGCCTTCGAGCGCAAGAACTGCACGGCCCGTGCGCCGTCGAGTTGGGGCGCGGGAAAGAGTACATCCTTGCCGTCGACAAAGCGGTAGTTGATCGAGG includes:
- a CDS encoding response regulator, with product MHHTIARKLNLLLVDDDPSIVRLLTHIVERRLGDKLSVCGLTDAAEAIDWLERNCCDILVSDINMPDVDGLEMLRHAKQRNAWTQVIFITAHSTWEKLTEAVEYGASDYLLKPIDQDDFVSLLSQQYVRCARWQSAVLGTLEAAVE
- a CDS encoding mechanosensitive ion channel domain-containing protein — protein: MSGFSMQNVDTWQEALRVSFNRAFGDIVGLLPHVAAMLAVIVVGYIVARMLDKFTVALVQSLGLQTAAERSGLANSMKQVGITKSVPAIIGQIIFWLTMCVFLAAGFNILGLDAVSAAMEQIVAYIPRLLVATVVVVVGLLVAGFLRGVVATGADRVGISYAETLADGVYYVLALMTFIGAFDQLRIEFGILKELILLAAAGLALGCGLAFGLGGRDVMAGILAGYYLRQRMHAGDRIHVGSLEGTIREVGPVATVIETEEEGLLNRHSIPNTKMLNEAVR
- a CDS encoding alpha/beta hydrolase, coding for MIRPFRACAVLLIAQASACAPQPQIEPTYADVSYGPAERNVLDFYQADSDQPAPLLIHIHGGGFVAGDKREGLNAAMLQAMKKLGIHFASINYRFVDGKDVLFPAPQLDGARAVQFLRSKAGEWNIDAKRIACFGGSAGAGISLWIGFHDDLADPKSPDPVLRQSSRISAIGSMGGQPTYDPIKIRELVGGRTWEHPSMVKIYGLNSADEALHPTPAVQRLYDESAAITWLTKDDPPVFMIYNEPDGPLPDDAKPGQGIHHPNFGRMLKKRMDELGIENVFVNTDGGKNPKPSGPADMFDFLKKHLGVTDAK
- a CDS encoding Flp family type IVb pilin; protein product: MAFWRRFLRDAEAATAVEYAVMLALILIAVMSAIGAVGGQAGGWWGGINSNLNSAGFGGGS
- a CDS encoding RNA polymerase sigma factor translates to MFWLTDPRTQCEHPVSKLTEQSDETLAAEAAREGSDGPAFVELLGRYRERVWRICYRLLGHADDAQDAAQEVFVRLFTGRNKFDGRSKYSTWVHGVAVRTCLMLRRSRGRRQRHEAAAARNSQTLVESPEPGLSLDLDQMLDQLDEEDRALVILKYCESYSYEELAEMFGLSAAACKMRVSRAKEKIQREFSPEV